A genomic window from Pagrus major chromosome 23, Pma_NU_1.0 includes:
- the LOC141019949 gene encoding uncharacterized protein: MSAVWLKVITILCLSCTALSGPERGGVVWRDLGGTVTIQCRTSESDQQSMSLKKGLKEDYEVLFTEGNPAKDTIAKELTGRLQVHGAFPNLSILIKNLTSDDTGPYWCIYSKFDLKSGQLIQKRDNGSVLLVVTDSTNSMKQCDPATNELVLVSVVISAAVLLAIIMGLFIWIIKTKSSHSTVKPRRVANNDVYEDMRGTLRR; encoded by the exons ATGTCTGCTGTCTGGTTGAAGGTCATAACCATCCTTTGTCTCTCCTGCACAGCCCTGAGTGGCCCAG AAAGGGGTGGAGTGGTATGGAGAGATCTTGGAGGAACTGTCACCATCCAGTGCAGAACTTCTGAGTCGGACCAACAGTCCATGTCTTTGAAGAAAGGTCTCAAGGAGGACTACGAAGTTTTGTTTACAGAAGGAAACCCAGCAAAAGATACCATCGCCAAGGAACTCACAGGCAGATTGCAGGTTCATGGAGCGTTCCCCAATTTGAGCATCCTCATCAAAAACTTGACCTCTGATGACACGGGGCCCTACTGGTGCATTTACTCAAAGTTTGACCTGAAGTCTGGTCAGTTGATACAGAAAAGAGACAACGGATCTGTGCTCCTGGTGGTGACAG ATTCAACAAATTCGATGAAGCAGTGTGACCCAGCAACTAACGAGCTGGTCCTGGTGTCTGTGGTGatctctgctgctgtcctgCTTGCCATCATCATGGGCCTCTTCATATGGATCATCAAG ACTAAGAGTTCTCACAGCACAGTGAAACCAAGACGTGTCGCCAACAATGATGTTTATGAGGACATGCGTGGAACACTCAGGCGCTGA